A stretch of DNA from Fodinicurvata sediminis DSM 21159:
TCGCCAACAGCACGGGCTCCTGGTATCTCGCCGTCCTGGCCGGATTTCTCTCCATGGCGATTGCCGGTGTTCTGCTTCAGCTCCTGGTGTTCCGCTACATGGAAGGCCAGGAACTGCGTCAGACGCTGGTGACGATCGCACTGTCGATCATCCTCGCGGACCTCATGCTGGCCGTCTGGTCGGGTGTTTCCTATCAGTTCACGCCGCCCGCGTGGCTGTTCGGAGCCACACCGATGCCCTTCATCAATGCCTATCCGACCTACCGGCTTTTCACGCTAGCGGCGGCGATTGCCATTGGCATCGCCCTGTGGCTGTTCCTGAACCGCACCCGGATCGGCATCATGATCCGCGCCGGGGTGGACGATCGTGGCATGCTGTCGGCCTCGGGCGTCAATGTGCAGCTTCTGTTCTGCGTCACCTTTGCCATTGGCGCCGGGCTTGCCGGCCTGGCTGGCGTGCTGGGTGGATCCGCCCTGTCGATCGCGCCGGGCGAGGATATACGTTTCCTGCTGGCTTCGCTGATTGTCGTGA
This window harbors:
- a CDS encoding branched-chain amino acid ABC transporter permease, producing the protein MRLFLLTFLNGLTLAALYFIVASGFSLVFGLMRNVNLAHGSLYLLGGYIGFEVANSTGSWYLAVLAGFLSMAIAGVLLQLLVFRYMEGQELRQTLVTIALSIILADLMLAVWSGVSYQFTPPAWLFGATPMPFINAYPTYRLFTLAAAIAIGIALWLFLNRTRIGIMIRAGVDDRGMLSASGVNVQLLFCVTFAIGAGLAGLAGVLGGSALSIAPGEDIRFLLASLIVVIVGGMGSIPGAAIGALLIGMTEQFGLAYFPTYGVVFSFLVMVVVLAIRPQGILGRA